The following proteins come from a genomic window of Oscillatoria sp. FACHB-1407:
- a CDS encoding BON domain-containing protein: MGWLDRLFPGSKPAVAQTGVGGATSAPAAAPASSGQSIPPERVGLDGTYDESGLAKRVALAYDNDAQLDDVGTLWVAQLGSKVVLRGNVPDQSYLSKAVAIARGVNGATDVDTSEVTVG; the protein is encoded by the coding sequence ATGGGTTGGCTAGATAGACTGTTTCCAGGAAGCAAGCCTGCGGTCGCTCAAACCGGAGTCGGAGGAGCAACTTCTGCTCCTGCGGCTGCCCCTGCGTCAAGTGGACAAAGCATTCCTCCAGAGCGGGTAGGATTAGACGGCACCTATGATGAGAGCGGTTTGGCAAAGCGGGTTGCTCTCGCCTATGACAATGACGCGCAGTTGGATGATGTCGGCACGCTGTGGGTGGCTCAGTTGGGCAGCAAAGTCGTGCTCAGAGGCAACGTGCCCGATCAGTCCTATCTCTCCAAGGCAGTGGCGATCGCCAGAGGCGTCAATGGGGCAACCGACGTTGACACCAGCGAAGTGACCGTTGGCTAA
- the psaC gene encoding photosystem I iron-sulfur center protein PsaC, producing the protein MSHTVKIYDTCIGCTQCVRACPTDVLEMVPWDGCKAGQIASSPRTEDCVGCKRCETACPTDFLSIRVYLGAETTRSMGLAY; encoded by the coding sequence ATGTCCCATACCGTCAAGATCTACGACACCTGCATTGGATGCACCCAATGCGTCCGGGCTTGCCCCACTGACGTTTTGGAAATGGTGCCCTGGGATGGCTGCAAAGCAGGTCAAATTGCCTCATCGCCTCGTACCGAAGATTGCGTCGGTTGCAAGCGATGTGAAACTGCCTGCCCAACAGACTTCCTCAGCATCCGAGTTTATCTTGGAGCTGAAACCACTCGCAGCATGGGCTTGGCTTACTAA